Within Bacillus sp. FJAT-45350, the genomic segment GTACGTCGGCATCTTCTTTAGGACTTCTCCACTAGTGATGAGTTTAACAATGTTACTCGGTTTCCTTTTTGTCATCGGTAGTACAGTTGTTTACTTTTGGATTGGTATGCTCTCAACAAAAACAGTACAAGTGACATGCCCTTCTTGTAGTAAGAAAACTAAAATGCTTGGACGAGTTGATGCTTGCATGCATTGCGACGAACCATTAACATTAGACCCTTCCTTAGAAGGAAAAGAATTCGATGAAAAATACAATAAAAAACAAGTAAAAAGCTGAACCCAACTTGGGCTCAGCTTTTTTTCAGAAAATTAATGTGTCTCTTTTCCATTACATTCCGTACAAGTCCCATAAATCTCCATTCG encodes:
- a CDS encoding YgzB family protein, which gives rise to MGIKYTNKINKIRTFALSLVFIGIVVMYVGIFFRTSPLVMSLTMLLGFLFVIGSTVVYFWIGMLSTKTVQVTCPSCSKKTKMLGRVDACMHCDEPLTLDPSLEGKEFDEKYNKKQVKS